One stretch of Halobaculum marinum DNA includes these proteins:
- a CDS encoding helix-turn-helix domain-containing protein: protein MIDECLVVEVRVSGDDCPLAEATAATRTPVRAEPPQLRADGNVLLRFGAPRDDDLAAHLDADDRIRYLHRSRAGERDTYRCLSKHPCVVHELVSVGLLVEDVRYRDGDATVTGAVVGHDVLRGVMETAGETVGVQLTRTYPLREEAEPVTEQFGLTPPQTAALRAAVAAGYFAVPREASSEEVAASLGLSKSAFLERLRRAEATLYGELFGE from the coding sequence ATGATCGACGAGTGCCTCGTCGTCGAGGTGCGCGTGAGCGGCGACGACTGCCCGCTCGCCGAGGCGACGGCGGCGACGCGGACGCCGGTGCGGGCGGAGCCACCGCAGTTGCGCGCCGACGGCAACGTACTCCTGCGGTTCGGCGCGCCCCGCGACGACGACCTGGCGGCCCACCTCGACGCCGACGACCGGATCCGCTACCTCCACCGGTCGCGCGCGGGCGAGCGCGACACCTACCGCTGTCTCTCGAAGCACCCGTGCGTCGTCCACGAACTCGTCTCGGTCGGCCTGCTCGTCGAGGACGTCCGCTACCGCGACGGCGACGCGACCGTCACGGGCGCGGTGGTCGGCCACGACGTACTCCGGGGCGTGATGGAGACCGCCGGCGAGACGGTCGGCGTGCAGTTGACGCGGACGTACCCGCTCCGGGAGGAGGCCGAACCGGTGACCGAGCAGTTCGGGCTGACGCCGCCACAGACGGCGGCGTTGCGCGCGGCGGTCGCGGCTGGCTACTTCGCGGTGCCACGGGAGGCGAGTTCCGAGGAGGTTGCGGCGTCGTTGGGGCTGTCGAAGAGCGCGTTCTTGGAACGCCTGCGGCGCGCGGAGGCGACGCTGTACGGAGAACTGTTCGGGGAGTGA
- a CDS encoding TrkH family potassium uptake protein: MTVRIDWRVSASLLGTFLKWLWVPMALPLGIAVLDGTPLVPFVVPMVGSALVGAGLERLTDDRELRAREAFLLVSLTWLSFALVGAVPFVLAGNGTLATPVNALFEAMSGVTTTGATVVVDFAAHSRAVFMWRALIQWLGGLGILVLAIALLSQLSVGGAQLMETESQTRDVNKLTPRIRETAALLWQVYIGLTVLMVVVLYGLRLAGLAPEMTLYDAVAHAFTAVSTSGFSPRGDSIAAFSPAVQWVTIPFMAAGATNFVLIYLVLQGDYGRLRESDEFRFYLGILVAFALAVAAVLAVDGQFTSGEATARHATFQVVSIVTTTGYASTDFNLWSSAAKHLLFVCMFIGGMAGSTTCSVKTLRWLVVLKSFRRDLFVASSPNAVRPVRLSGNVISEDTIRDIYAYTLVSLVFFIVATVVVVVDAARAGVAVTEFEAMGAAASTFFNVGPAFGIAGPFASYEPFPRSTKLLMTFLMWIGRIEIVPVLVLLTPSYWRS; encoded by the coding sequence GTGACCGTCCGCATCGACTGGCGCGTCAGCGCCAGCCTGCTCGGCACGTTCCTCAAGTGGCTGTGGGTGCCGATGGCGCTCCCGCTCGGCATCGCCGTCCTCGACGGCACGCCGCTCGTCCCGTTCGTCGTCCCGATGGTCGGGTCGGCGCTCGTCGGCGCGGGGCTGGAGCGACTGACCGACGACCGCGAACTCCGCGCTCGGGAGGCATTCCTGCTCGTCTCGCTCACGTGGCTCTCCTTCGCGCTCGTCGGCGCGGTGCCGTTCGTCCTCGCGGGCAACGGGACGCTCGCGACGCCGGTGAACGCGCTGTTCGAGGCGATGAGCGGCGTGACGACGACCGGCGCCACCGTCGTCGTCGACTTCGCGGCCCACTCGCGGGCGGTGTTCATGTGGCGCGCGCTCATCCAGTGGCTCGGCGGCCTCGGCATCCTCGTGCTCGCCATCGCGCTCCTCTCGCAGTTGTCAGTCGGGGGTGCGCAGTTGATGGAGACGGAGAGCCAGACGCGCGACGTGAACAAGCTCACCCCGCGCATCCGCGAGACGGCGGCGCTGTTGTGGCAGGTGTACATCGGCCTGACCGTGCTGATGGTGGTGGTGCTGTACGGCCTCCGCCTCGCCGGCCTCGCGCCCGAGATGACGCTGTACGACGCCGTCGCGCACGCGTTCACCGCGGTGTCGACGAGTGGGTTCTCCCCGCGTGGCGACAGCATCGCGGCGTTCTCCCCCGCGGTGCAGTGGGTCACCATCCCGTTCATGGCCGCCGGCGCGACGAACTTCGTGCTCATCTACCTCGTGTTGCAGGGCGACTACGGGCGCCTGCGCGAGAGCGACGAGTTCCGCTTCTACCTCGGCATCCTGGTCGCGTTCGCCCTCGCGGTCGCCGCCGTGCTCGCCGTCGACGGCCAGTTCACGAGCGGTGAGGCGACCGCGCGCCACGCGACGTTCCAGGTCGTCTCCATCGTGACGACGACGGGGTACGCCAGCACCGACTTCAACCTCTGGTCGTCCGCGGCCAAGCACCTCCTGTTCGTCTGTATGTTCATCGGCGGGATGGCGGGGTCGACGACCTGCTCGGTGAAGACGCTCCGCTGGCTGGTCGTGCTCAAGTCGTTCCGGCGGGACCTGTTCGTCGCCTCCAGTCCGAACGCGGTCCGCCCCGTGCGCCTCAGCGGCAACGTCATCAGCGAGGACACCATCCGCGACATCTACGCGTACACGCTCGTCAGCCTCGTGTTCTTCATCGTCGCCACGGTGGTCGTCGTCGTCGACGCCGCCCGCGCTGGCGTCGCCGTCACGGAGTTCGAGGCGATGGGCGCCGCCGCCTCGACGTTCTTCAACGTCGGCCCCGCCTTCGGCATCGCCGGCCCGTTCGCGAGTTACGAGCCGTTCCCCAGGTCGACGAAGCTCCTGATGACGTTCCTGATGTGGATCGGTCGCATCGAGATCGTGCCGGTGCTCGTCCTCTTGACGCCGAGTTACTGGCGCTCGTGA
- a CDS encoding ring-cleaving dioxygenase gives MLTDVPGIHHVTTMVGDAQANIDFYVGTLGVRLVKRTVNHEDVLRYHLYYGNGAGDLGTVYTCFPYPNEPPGRRGKPQITAAAFAVPEGSLGYWRDRLAAHGVDTETVDRFDETALRFEDPAGTRLELVAADQPVEPWREGPVPDHAAIRGLHGVTALPTNPFATASVLDTLGLSYEGEAGDRVRYRAGGDHATVVDLLDRDAAYAREGVGSVHHVALRVPDEAQLREWHDLFRERDIDVSRIRDRHYYKAIYVREPGGILIELSTEGPGFAIDEAPETAGESLVLPPWAEEDREMIEGQLPPLTLPDTAGDGGDESDGGDDDGGHDTPHER, from the coding sequence ATGCTCACCGACGTCCCAGGGATCCACCACGTCACGACGATGGTCGGCGACGCGCAGGCGAACATCGACTTCTACGTCGGGACGCTCGGCGTGCGCCTCGTCAAGCGGACCGTCAACCACGAGGACGTGCTCCGATACCACCTGTACTACGGCAACGGCGCGGGCGACCTCGGCACCGTCTACACCTGCTTCCCGTACCCGAACGAGCCACCGGGGCGGCGGGGGAAGCCCCAGATCACCGCCGCCGCCTTCGCCGTGCCGGAGGGCTCGCTCGGCTACTGGCGCGACCGCCTCGCCGCGCACGGCGTCGACACCGAGACGGTCGACCGGTTCGACGAGACCGCGCTCCGCTTCGAGGACCCCGCGGGGACTCGCCTGGAACTCGTCGCCGCCGATCAGCCGGTCGAGCCGTGGCGCGAGGGCCCGGTGCCCGACCACGCCGCGATCCGCGGCCTCCACGGCGTCACGGCGCTCCCGACGAACCCCTTTGCGACCGCGAGCGTCCTCGACACGCTCGGCCTATCGTACGAGGGCGAGGCGGGTGACCGGGTCCGCTACCGCGCCGGCGGCGACCACGCGACCGTCGTCGACCTCCTCGACCGCGACGCCGCCTACGCTCGCGAGGGGGTTGGCAGCGTCCACCACGTCGCCCTCCGGGTGCCCGACGAGGCGCAGTTGCGCGAGTGGCACGACCTGTTCCGCGAGCGCGACATCGACGTGTCGCGCATCCGCGACAGACACTACTACAAGGCAATCTACGTGCGCGAACCGGGTGGGATCCTGATCGAACTGTCGACGGAAGGGCCGGGGTTCGCCATCGACGAGGCCCCCGAGACCGCGGGCGAGTCGCTCGTGCTCCCGCCGTGGGCCGAGGAGGACCGCGAGATGATCGAGGGGCAGTTGCCGCCGCTGACACTCCCGGACACCGCTGGGGACGGGGGCGACGAGAGCGACGGTGGCGACGACGACGGGGGCCACGACACCCCGCACGAGCGCTGA
- the paaK gene encoding phenylacetate--CoA ligase PaaK, whose protein sequence is MTWNEVETASREELRALKGERLRDTVRRAYDRVPFYRERLDEAGVHPDDIERIDDVTRLPMTTKEDFRAEYPRGLFAVPDDEVRRIHASSGTTGKPKVVGYTDGDLAVWREVVARSLTAAGVEPGDTVQNAYGYGLFTGGLGVHGGVEELGATVIPIGGGQTDRQIDLLRDLESDALTCTPSYSLYLAERAVERGVDVRELPLSTVIVGAEPCTDPMREEIEERLGVTAVDIYGLSEIIGPGVSNECVTAQDGLHIWEDHFHPEVVDPDTGEPLPEGEEGELVLTTLTKEAVPVLRYRTGDLTTLTTEQCDCGRTMVRMDNVTGRADDLIIVRGVNLYPSQIEDVVLEFDAVAPFYRIDLRRDGALDTFELTVERRDDAAVDPSTLGGRIADRVRNVVGLTPDEVRVVDPGGVERTETGKVKRVFDHRE, encoded by the coding sequence ATGACGTGGAACGAGGTCGAGACGGCGAGCCGCGAGGAACTCCGGGCGCTGAAAGGCGAGCGCCTCCGCGACACCGTCCGCCGGGCGTACGACCGCGTGCCGTTCTACCGCGAGCGACTCGACGAGGCTGGCGTCCACCCCGACGACATCGAGCGCATCGACGACGTGACCCGGCTCCCGATGACGACGAAGGAGGACTTCCGCGCGGAGTACCCGCGCGGGCTGTTCGCGGTACCGGACGACGAGGTCCGTCGGATCCACGCCTCGTCCGGCACCACGGGGAAACCGAAGGTGGTCGGGTACACCGACGGCGACCTCGCGGTGTGGCGGGAGGTGGTGGCCCGGTCGCTGACCGCCGCCGGCGTCGAACCGGGCGACACCGTGCAGAACGCCTACGGCTACGGGCTGTTCACGGGCGGCCTCGGCGTCCACGGCGGCGTCGAGGAACTCGGGGCGACGGTTATCCCCATCGGCGGCGGCCAGACGGACCGGCAGATCGACCTCCTCCGGGACCTCGAGTCGGACGCGCTGACGTGCACGCCGTCGTACTCGCTGTACCTGGCCGAGCGCGCCGTCGAGCGCGGCGTCGACGTGCGCGAGCTCCCGCTGTCGACGGTGATCGTCGGCGCCGAACCGTGCACCGATCCGATGCGCGAAGAGATCGAGGAGCGCCTCGGCGTCACCGCGGTCGACATCTACGGCCTCTCGGAGATCATCGGGCCGGGCGTCTCCAACGAGTGCGTCACCGCACAGGACGGCCTGCACATCTGGGAGGACCACTTCCACCCGGAGGTCGTCGACCCCGACACCGGAGAGCCACTCCCCGAGGGCGAGGAGGGCGAACTCGTGCTCACGACGCTGACGAAGGAGGCGGTGCCCGTCCTGCGCTACCGGACGGGCGACCTCACGACGCTCACCACCGAGCAGTGTGACTGCGGGCGGACGATGGTGCGCATGGACAATGTCACCGGGCGGGCGGACGACCTGATCATCGTGCGCGGGGTGAACCTGTACCCGAGTCAGATCGAGGACGTGGTGCTCGAGTTCGACGCCGTCGCCCCCTTCTACCGCATCGACCTCCGACGCGACGGGGCGCTCGACACGTTCGAACTCACCGTCGAACGCCGGGACGATGCCGCGGTCGACCCCTCGACGCTGGGTGGGCGGATCGCAGACCGAGTCCGCAACGTCGTCGGCCTGACGCCGGACGAGGTTCGGGTGGTCGACCCCGGCGGCGTCGAGCGCACCGAGACGGGGAAGGTGAAGCGCGTGTTCGACCACCGGGAGTGA
- a CDS encoding alpha/beta hydrolase — translation MFGDGTLPADLPGPHAGRPVVTAGAPRGAARAAVVALHGRGATAQGVINLLDPLARHGVAFVAPAADRGRWYPYAGDEPRERNESHLESALAVVDSLLTETRTTLSLPPEAVVLVGFSQGASVAAEYAVDRGGAHPLAVLSGSLLGPTVDAEGLTGDLAGTPALVAGGAADDRVPPDRVRATAAVLGALGADVTERLYDGVGHEVTADEFAWLNRLLADLVDG, via the coding sequence ATGTTCGGCGACGGAACGCTCCCGGCCGACCTCCCCGGCCCGCATGCGGGTCGCCCCGTCGTGACCGCGGGTGCGCCACGCGGTGCCGCGCGGGCCGCGGTGGTCGCGCTCCACGGTCGCGGCGCGACGGCACAGGGCGTGATCAACCTCCTCGACCCGTTGGCGCGTCACGGCGTGGCGTTCGTCGCCCCCGCCGCCGACCGCGGGCGGTGGTACCCGTACGCCGGCGACGAACCGCGCGAGCGCAACGAGTCCCACCTCGAGTCGGCGCTGGCGGTCGTGGACAGTCTCCTGACGGAGACGCGGACGACGCTCTCGCTGCCACCGGAGGCCGTGGTTCTCGTCGGCTTCTCACAGGGGGCGTCGGTCGCCGCCGAGTACGCGGTCGACCGCGGCGGCGCCCACCCGCTCGCGGTGCTCAGCGGGAGTCTCCTCGGACCGACGGTCGACGCCGAGGGGCTCACGGGCGACCTCGCCGGGACGCCGGCGCTGGTGGCGGGTGGCGCAGCAGACGACCGGGTGCCGCCCGACCGGGTGCGCGCGACGGCGGCGGTGCTGGGCGCGCTGGGTGCCGACGTGACCGAGCGCCTGTACGACGGTGTCGGTCACGAGGTCACTGCCGACGAGTTCGCGTGGCTGAACCGACTACTGGCGGATCTCGTCGACGGGTGA